In the Thunnus albacares chromosome 10, fThuAlb1.1, whole genome shotgun sequence genome, CAGGAGTAGGTGATCCAAAATAGAGGTAAAAAGAGAATGAATTTGATATTGATATATGTTGTGTTGACTAAAACATGACCCAGCATTAATgataatgtttctgtgtctgctaatgtgtaaataagctgctaacatgttcaccCTGAGGACTTTATGAACTGGTAATACTGTATCTTGAAGACAACACAAAGACTGATTTCTAGGAGAAATATTAGTCCACATAGGTTTGCTAAAAAGCACAGCGCCCAGCTATTTTACAAaattattttgccttttttaaataaaagaaagtacagtatatatacagtatttacactgTGCTTGCTACTAAGGAAGCTACTTGTTACACTTGCGAGCACTGAAGCACCCACACTGACAAGAAAGAAGTGGCTGATACAGAATTTCAACTCAAGTTGAAATTTTTAACATCTTCATCTCAAGTTGGACGCCTAGAGCAAATCTCTGGTGCCCACTCACATCTCTCCATTGACTTTTCCTACAATCATCCCACCTCTGAAACTGCTTTGTGGTTTGTCTGAATACATCTTAAGACTCTCTCACAAAGATGAGTTAATATGGTGTTAAATTCACCTTAAAACCTAAGAATGTCAGCAGTGGCAGCAACAGCTACAATACAGCTATTTAGTAAAAATGATAacagtaattattattatgtatttattttgtccaAATGGGCACTTCAGCTAAACAGGGCAATTAAAAGGCGCACTGGCCTGGTCCCACTTATCACTCAACCACGTGTTCCTCCTCACTGGTGAAGTGGATGTAGAGCAAcagtttccatgacaacaacaTGTTAATTCTTTGACACCTGCTAAAGATATCACAAGCCatatttgcctttttaaaattaatttgtttatttatgagtGCAGTTAATCATTTCATCCATTTTACAATTATGCAACCTACAGGAAGGTCTCCGCATTGTCTGACACTCCTCTTGGGATCTGACAAAGCAATCCCACCATAAGGTCCAGTTAGTAGCTGTTGCTTTTGATTGTATCTCACAATCTTCCTCAACAGAAagagtttgcccagttgtcacTACCGTGTTTCCATTAGATTTGCAAGAGAAttttaaacaaacttttgaaaaaagggaaggaaaatgGGATTTAAGTGTATTTCCATCAACTGGTTTGAAGTGAATAAACTAGGTTACGTCAGAAGATGTAAATGGGGGAGACAAAAGATCAGAAGATGGTGGTATAGGCTTAAATAATCCACCAGTAACCAGAGTAGAAGAAGTAAATGTTGCcaactggaaacaaaacaaatagttaTATTGCCTtgacgagagaaaaatggagagagatCTTCAGGAATTTGTTTCAATTGGGCAAGTTGTAAATGTTCTTTCATGTCAGCTAGTATTGGCCAGAGAATATCCAGGAAGATGCCGGAAGACGCTGAGAGTGGAAACAACTGATCAGTTATGTGAGTTAAACATTCGCTACGTCATTTATGTGACAAATGCATTTCCATTCCACAGAAGTTTTTTCATAAGTAgtaatacatacatatataaaagtgttttcaaattttcacatttcCATTAAGCTTTTCTGATGCGATAATAGGTTAATGGAAACACTGCTACTCAATTATAGAtattcaaatttccattttagCTGATCTGGAGATCAAAAACTCAGAACAGCAACTGgatggaccttgtggtgaggtTTCTTTGTCAATTTCTGTTTAGACTGGACTTTCAAACCCTActcttaaaatgtttaaattaaatataacattGAATGATCATCTTGAAATAGTCTCTAAGGTaacaacagtgtgtgtttgcctaAAAAAATGTGAGTATTCCAAACCTGCTCGTAAGTGCCTACCCAACGACCCGCAACCCAACATGGTTACAAATGCATGACGATAGTTCTTGTTGAATAAGGCGTAGAGAAAAGGGTTCAGAGAAGAGTTAGCGTATCCAAGCCACATGGAGGCCTCCAGGACGAGGGGGTTGATGCTGTAGCCCTTCAGAGGGTGgaccacattcacacagaagAAAGGAAGCCAACACAACAGAAAGACCCCCATGATCAGACCCAATGTCTTAGCAGCCTTCCTTTCCTTCTTCAGAGAATATCTTTCCACATGGACTCGTCTTGTGGGGTCAGTCCTCATGGAGCTCTGATTCATCTGAAGCTGCCCAGTATGGTGCTCGATTGCATGAATCCACCTCGCTTGTCTCTGGGCAGCCATGAAAATCTTGCCATAGGCAAACAGCATGAAACCCGTGGGGATGAAGAAAGAGATGGCTGAGGTTGCAAAGGCGTAGGGGATATGAAAGGAGGCCTGACAGGTCTGAGTATCCTGCTGTGCGACGCTGCTTTCCGCAGCAGGAGGCGACTGGGTGTACATGCCGAAGGAGACGCAAAGGCAAGAGATGATCAGAGGCAGGATCCAGCAGAGCAGTAGCAGCAGGGCCACACGTTTGGGAGACATTCGGGAAAGATAGTGCAGTGGGTCGCACACTGCTATGTATCGGTCCAGCGCCACACAGCTGAGATTAAAAATGGAGGATGTACAGAAAGACATGTCCAGCAAGAAGTGAGCTTGGCAGAAGCAATGCCCAAAGTACCAGCCGTCGATGGATCGCACCAGACTGAAAGGCATCACCAGCACAGCAACCAGGAAGTCAGCCACTGCCAGGGAAACCACAAAAGCATTGGTGGGTGTCCGAAGGCTTTGGAAACGTGCCACTGCAGCCATGATCAAAAGATTTCCCATGATGGCAAAGATGGGGATGGGTAGGAGCAGACACAGTACACAAACTTTAATAGTATTGCTGTGAAATAGAGCCGAATCACTGCCGTCAGTAGTCAGGCTGTTGTTGTCTGAGGTGTTCACCCCTGGGATGTAAATCATGATGCAGCAAGAACTGAGCCATCAGACATTCAACATAAATCCAAGTGGTTCATTGCTTAGATGCCTTTTCCTTCATGTCTGCCTGGTTAATCTAAACCTGTATGATCGTTGTGTTCCTTCACCGTATGGGGCTGCATGTCCTGTGATATGTACCACACTCTCTCTTTATTTGTCTgttcgagtgtgtgtgtgtgtgggtgtgcttATGACCAGTATTGATCCACGTCAAAACAAAGCCCATCAGGAGTAAATGATTAACTGGGATGTTCCAGGAGTCAGTGGGCCATGAGGTAAGTGGACAGGTAGATATATACAGTTTGTTGTCTTATGGTTGAGTTATGATTGCAGGTCCCTCTCTATATTAGCAATAAACCCTTGTATTTATCTCTGTTCATGGGTAATGTTCCTCTAAATTACAGATGAATGTTTGCGCTTTACCTCAGACACTCAAAACTCAGGACGCATCCTGCCTTTAAACAAATAACATTCACTGCTGATCTTTTATCatcagtttgacattttcatccATGATAATGAATCACTTTCCATCTCAAAATATTCTTTCCACATCCAGAAAGTAGAGCGATTAAAGAGTCTGCCTCCAAGCAGCATCTGAGCAACAAGTTTATTCATGTATCGAACACATTTCTAATATCCATattccaaactttttttttttgaagatcaaaacatacaaacaagaTGATATCTGATTATTGTGCGCACAGCAGATAAACCAGGTTATACTTTATTTTCACAACATACCATGAAGATATCAAGTGATTTCAACAGAAGGGTGATCGTTTTCTTAtcacacattttacacaagtCAGCTCCTTTGTCATGTTCAGTCTTTTTACACAGACTTTTAACTAAAAGGCTGTGTTGTGTACAGTTCTTTCCTTCATATTTCGTTTTTGTTTAATCAAAATGCATGCACTGGTGTCTTTCCAGTCTGTGATTTTGATCAAGTGTCTTGAGCTTCTCCCTAAAATCTTTTGTCTGACTGTCCATTGAAGGAAACCTTCTCATCTATGTCAACCACAGATACAGTAACATAAGACAAAATACCTCGGATACAGCAGCATAGtcagttatcatcatcatcttacATTGACCACTAATGACAATGACAATCCACTGACTGATGAATGATCATGACATCATGTACAGTGAATGCAGCAAACCTGTGAAGTCCTACATCCACGTTGTGTTGATGACTTTAATCCCTATAGAGGGATGAATCAACAAGACTCACACCTTGTCATCAGGCATGATGCTGTCTTTGTTGGTGCCTCCCTTGTCTCTATTCTTCCCAAacgagaaagaaaaaataccaCCAGTAGTCTCCTCAGCTGGTTTCACTCCCTTTCCCTCCCCTCTCAGAGATACCTGCTGGCAGTCTGCGGCGCTGCCAGGCAGCAGGCTGGGTGTGGAGGGAGTTGGGGAGGTGGCCCCCCAGATGTATAATGTTTCCCCCTCAGGGCAAGGTGCCAGACCCTTGGTTAGGTAGCTGGGGCTTGGACTGGCTGAGGACGGCAGAGTACGCTGACTGCCATTCAAGCAGCTGGAGTTGTGATCAGTGGAGCCTTTGCGTGAGTGTCCAGAGGAGCTGAAGTTGGAGGAACGGTAATTGTATGCCCTCCACCCGGGACGTTTACGCTGGTGACACTGGCATCGGAGGATCCGAATGAAGGCCAGCTTGAACTCACGGTTGTAGCAGGGGTAGATGATGGGGTTCAGGCAGCTGTTGAAGTAGCCCAGCCAGAAGATCACTTTGAAGAGGAGATCAGGAGGGCGCAGGTTCACATTAAAAGACCCTGGGAACaggagaggtgagagagaaaatattaGATTCAGTGGTCAGTGGCTTTGTGAAGAAACCTCAAAATCCCTccaaggaatagttcaacattttgggaaatctgcttatttcacttttacacttttttgcTTAGAGTTAGATGGAAGCaaaacctctaaagctcacaaataaacacactgcatcatatttgtttaatatatacacaaacagagATTTTGTGTTGTAACAAACAGCggctgggtgcagtgacttcctggattATCACTGTGATGTTGCCCAGCAACAAGCAGAGACGCCAGAATCCACTTACCTCTGCTTTCAGTCTAAATGCTACACTTAGCTCTTCACATGTaacgcacagacatgagagacatatcaatcttttcatctaactcttgggAAAGAAGGCGAATGAGagcattttccaaaatgtcaaactttatCTTTAAACCTCACTGACAGGCATtacaacatttttcatcttcTCATTCAGTAACTTTGATATAAATTATAGTTGAGATCCCAAAGTTttcaaagataccaaatatgtcaggaTGAATTCTGGGAAATGTTGACGTATGATGATGCAGAAGACATctaaaaatatttcagtttgatgGAATTACCCTATAATAGATTATTTTTCCAACCTTAAGGTTACTaaggaggggaaagagagaacataatttgtttattttgccaTAATTTGCCGATTTTAAATCTCATTTAGTGATGCACTCATCCAACTTTTCTCTCATGATACTGATTCCGATAAATCAACTCAGGGTATTTTCTCATAGAAACAATCTGATACCagcgctcgctctctctcttttttttttttaacaaacacaaagtaTGAATCTCTCCCTGTGTGGGATTTGTTGAATCATATAAATGTAAGGTAACATGAGTTGCCAGCCTgttgtgactgaatgaatgactgaTGGTAACTGATACTGGAAACACTGAATTATACTCATAACACAGATTGACTGAGAGTCTGTCCTTTAGATTTGGTGATCCTCTCTACATTTTACCCAATAGGTGGCAGTATTGATTAAGAATAGTAAAGGGTTTTACAGTCAAGCCTAGAGAGGATGTCAATTCCACATCTTATTTGCCATTAAATAAAGACCTTGCATTAGGAAGGCCTTCAGCTAAAGTGCTCCCTTTTTCAAAAAACCCAATTCAGCCGCTTTTTCACAGTTCATTTGGAGCACTTTCATACAAATACAGAGGGACAGGGGGATGACCCTGAATTCTCTTCTGGATAAATACACTGTGGGAGAGATGTGTTGCTTAGAGAAAAGAGTAGACATGTTACTGAAATGAAAGGGCAGCCTATTTTGCGAAAGGTTACTGAGGTTATATTACTTACATTACCACAGCTCCCTTTTTTGCACCTGCAGATAGTGTCAAGTAGCATGCACAGTTGCAAAACATTTATACAGGCAAACAGCTGAAGTtgtaagtgcatgtgtgtgttgacgGAGAAGGTATGTTGTCAATAAGACTCAGCAAGACTTTTCCCACACCTATGAACATCATGTATGCTAATGAGTGAGTCAGGCCTGATTTGAATTGCATTAATCTACCCTTTTCTCCCACTGCAGCCAAGCTTAAACGGAGAAAGAATATCTTACAAGCTAATGAGGTGAGAAGGGGAAGCCTGAGGAATATAAACTGAGGAATTAATAAGCACAGCAAGTGTGAGATTAGTGTGAAAGAAAGACttggtgtgtttgtatgtgggCAGATGTGAGTAAAATTGTGTCTTTGCACCAACCCACATTCTTTAATGAATATCATGTTCCTGGAGAGGTCATGGATACACTATAATCTCAGGCTTTCAAGTGTGAAATTACCTCTGGTAAGATATTACAGGCAGATGGACACCTCAGCTTGTCTCTCCATTAATATCAGATCAACAGcttttacaattattttaaaCGATACAAGGTACATTATAATACATGACCAAGGGCTGAAATGACACAGGCTGGAGGGAGTTTCATCCACTTTGTTAgctgaaaataatcaaaaacatcagtttcagtttgatgtGTGGAAATACCTGCAGCCTTTATCATCACAGAAGGTCTATTTCGTCATTCAAGTtccagagaaacacacacaggcttgtGCAGCTATCCTTATTGGGACATTGCATTGACCTCCACTTATTGTGGACAGACTAACAcaaaccctaaccttaacaataACCGAAATACTGAAAAAAGTCCCAATGAGGTAACAAGAAAgtgcacgcgcgcacacacacaaagctccAGTCCGTGTGATGAAAATGATTGTGCAACAATATGAGGATATGTCACTTCCAACTTTCATTTAACTAAGTGGCTCTTAAATGACAAGTGGAGAGACAGAGTgcctgcaagtgtgtgtgtgcgtgtgtgtgtgcgcgtgctcTGATTGCCAGACTGTTAGATGAAACTAGAGAATGCTGTCTGAATGTGTTTTGGCCTCCTGTATTGTAGATACAGTGGCAGTGGTATTTTCACATGCTATTTTCGCTTCTGGACGGCACTTAAATGCGATTACATAACAGCGTGAGTTATGCTTGTGATTGGGATACAGAGTAGGGTGGAGGttattctttcatttctctctccttccatcATCTTTTGGCTGTCTTTCTTGGTTGTTGGTTGAGTTAGTTGTAAATATTGACAACCTCACAAGTCAATTTTACCTGTTTGGAGTTTTTCTTAGTCTGagccaaaacaaaagaaaagcaaatgaaaaaaagaaacaagctgagctTACTGTAGCATTTATAAAGCTCTAaccattaaatgttttgtatttttacatgataAATGATAAACGATACCGAGGTCATTAAGTTTCAGTtgactgattaatcaactattttatctattttaatatttatatatttttcagtaCTAGATAACTCTAGTAGCAGTTTATAATAAACAGTCATTTTAATGATAATATTCTTGATTAGAAAGCCGTCTGATACTGGCAAAGATCCAAAATGTCCTAACAattttgcaaaacattttttattatttttgttacagCGTCCATAAGTATTTCTGTGCTCTGTGCTGGAGCTGAAATGAACATAATTTACAAAGAGTGAAAAATATGCCTGTTTGTTCCAACAAACAGGCAGATATAattttacaatcatataaaacagaaaagcaaatcCTAACATCGGACAAGTTGGAAACTGAGAGTGTTTACTTGaaaatttatacattttctgtcgtttgatgaatcaattaattgactaattgttatGTGTTAcctatattctgttttttttaacataatggACTTAAGAACATCTATGTTTGGGTGAAGAGGGTAAGGCATAATCGGTGGCAGTTGTGAGACTTTTTGAAGAGCATGGGCATGAGAACAGTTGGCATCGTTTGTTTGAACTCACTGCCTCTCGGGCACTAAGTTTAGGTGCTTAAGAAAAACAATATCTACAAGGGCAAACACAGCTGTGTAGCTCTGCTTGCCTCCAAGGAAGGACTCCTAAACATCTGGATACCCCTTCAGAGACCAAAAGGTGGGAGACTGCCAGCAtgttcctctccctcttttctatACAAGTAAGGATAAAAGTgtaggaaagacagaaagaaatctGGTTAACAACAGATCTTCCTGTAGCCAGATATGGAACATGTTTGTGGATTTaatttttgtgtgaatgtggcCCATTTTTGTCCCTTGAAGAGTGTTTGTGTTGAAAGGCTATAGTATAAACAGCAGAGGATGCGAGCGCTTGGCTGTAAGACAATGGTATATAGATAACCATGTGAGGGTTATTGCTGGTCTTGCTCCCTCTGTTAAGAGAAAAGTTTGCACCTCCTTCCTGAGGACAggcgcaaacacacacatgtacacacacacacaaacacccacatacacaaacacacacatctcactATGAAACACAGGAACATctcaacaaaacaaagcatCCTGTTATTCTAACTAATTGGAAGAAGCAATGCCTATTCTGTgccacataaaacacacacgcacacacacgcacacacatacattcagaCAATCTGATCTCCCAAACCTCACACATCCTGTTTCATAACACACCCGGAAATATGATTAATATGTCTTGATCTAAAAGGACATAAGTGTTATTGCCCTTGCAAATTGCTTTCAATGAAACCATAGCATGAAGCTATTTTTGGAAAATTGGGTTGACGTCCCAGAGACACTCCCTTTCACCCGTGCTGCCCTGTGGCCCCTTCAAGTCAGCTCTGCCACCTCCTTTCTTCTCCATTGCTCCGACACTTAACACCCTCATTATTTTTCCCCTTCAAAAACCATTTCAATTACCCCCGGAGCGCCTGAGCCGGCCAGctcaatgtaaaaatatcatcaacatacacagacacacaaacacacacacacacacacacacacacacacacacacacaaaaaaacttccAAAAAAACCCTCACATACACAAGGAAACAATTGGTTAACACCTTAAAGCGTTGGTTTCTATAACAGTTGGGCACACTGCATGCACCACTTGCCTAATGTGAGCCCTTCACAGGACATTAGTGCCTGTGCTGAGTGTTAAAGAGCCGCGGGAGAATGTGTGCAATGAAATAACACGTGTATCCCCCAAGGACTGATGATTTCTCTTCGGTTGAGTTGGGAGATGAGAAAAAGAGCTCATTGAGACACCTAAATGTAGACATGTCCCTCATGTGCAATGTGTTAACCTCGTCAACTTAAGTGAAGTTCATGTTTCTCTTAAATTctacaagttaaaaaaaacaaaaatgcttgtAATAGTTATATATGATTATGTCTGCTTAGCTTCGTTtagctttgttgttttttcaagcaaaaatgccaaaggTTCACTGGAACCAGCTTCTGAGATgtaaggatttgctgcttttactaTACTTACAACTGAGTaagactgttggtcagataaaaacaagcaatctgatcACCttggttattttttattaatcaatcaatcaagaaaaCTATTTGCAAACTAATATATAGTGAAAATTTCCTGCACATTTGACTTTAGCCTTGTGTGCAGGTGTATTGAGATCTGCTTCCAACTGGAGTCTGATTCCTCTTGTGTGTTAAGCTGATTCGTCTTCTATTagaactgcaacgattagtcaattcaCAGAGagttaattgccaactattttaataattgattgctgtgaaagaaaaaaaatacttaaatgcTCTTGttctagcttcttaaatgtgaatattttctagtttctttagtcttctatgacactaactgaatatctttggattgtggactactgtgacaaaaataaaagttgcAACCTTATTTTACAGTCTATTGACTCTTTATTTgctttttctgatgttttgttgaaacAATATTAAGCTTATATTCTACATCTAACCTGAATTTctttaattaatcaatgaatttgattgtttattttttgtctgttaCATATTAAAGGCaaaatcaatgaaataaaaagtattcTAATCTAAGTTATCATTTTATGACTGCTCTATAACATCAGAttggaaaatgtaaatgtcttgtGCATAATTCTCAtaatagaaatacattttatttttggaaactAATCTGGacttgaatttaaaataaagtctgtgtgtttgtgtttaaacaaTGTTTCGCTGCTCAACACATTGTTTTCATGGAGTCCTGCTGGTGGGACAGGTACAGTTGGAGCAGTTTTTATAGtatcaaagaaaaaatacttttttatcatcaaagataaaacagcatttttgtgCAATGTTGACTGCTTTTGTTGGTTGCCTCCCTAAAAAgccttttttggtaaatttCTGCTCTAGTTTCTGATTATTTCTGTATAATTGGGTTGTTGCAGTGTCATTTCTTCATAATGTGATATAAGAAAGTAACTTTAAGTTTATATATGTCACCCTTACTGACAAACAAGCTAAGTTAGTGCTCggtgagtatgtgtgtgaaatttTGAGCTGCTTTTTGTCCAAGAAAGCTTGCCTGGAGTAACAGTAActtaaaaatgttgatgtaatgtttataatCCCGAAGTCTGTATACCTTACTTTGCTCCAAGTTAAAGGCGTAAAAGGAGACATGCTAATTCAAACCCTGAAAAGGAGAGACTCAAACTCTGGGACTTGTAGCTGCATATTTGCCatttatgtacaaaaacaaaaacaaggtaTTTACAGAATTTGAAACAAAAAGGTGAGATCAACTGTGAAAAAGGagttcaggaggtttttaaaCGACATATCGTCTGCAGTTAGGATTTaaagggtcagaggtcagaggggtTCTGTATCATCTTTGTAGGTGTTTAATTCTTTAGAAATCAGTGTCACAATCACTCAAAAACCCACATGAACATACttgcatatatacacataaacacacataaatatttcagcacccttacacacacacacacacacacacacacacgcgcgcagacagacaaaaacacacgtGCCATGCACCACCACCA is a window encoding:
- the LOC122991015 gene encoding 5-hydroxytryptamine receptor 4-like, translating into MIYIPGVNTSDNNSLTTDGSDSALFHSNTIKVCVLCLLLPIPIFAIMGNLLIMAAVARFQSLRTPTNAFVVSLAVADFLVAVLVMPFSLVRSIDGWYFGHCFCQAHFLLDMSFCTSSIFNLSCVALDRYIAVCDPLHYLSRMSPKRVALLLLLCWILPLIISCLCVSFGMYTQSPPAAESSVAQQDTQTCQASFHIPYAFATSAISFFIPTGFMLFAYGKIFMAAQRQARWIHAIEHHTGQLQMNQSSMRTDPTRRVHVERYSLKKERKAAKTLGLIMGVFLLCWLPFFCVNVVHPLKGYSINPLVLEASMWLGYANSSLNPFLYALFNKNYRHAFVTMLGCGSLGRHLRAGLEYSHFFRQTHTVVTLETISR